One region of Juglans regia cultivar Chandler chromosome 4, Walnut 2.0, whole genome shotgun sequence genomic DNA includes:
- the LOC109004604 gene encoding chaperone protein dnaJ 6 yields the protein MAKRKKPRVFKEEEEEEVLEDGQAHQENLNRPSTHDKSLYEVLGVEKTASQQEIKKAYYKLALRLHPDKNPGDEEAKEKFQQLQKVISILGDEEKRALYDQTGCVDDADLAGEVVQNLHEFFRTMYKKVTEADIEEFEANYRGSDSEKKDLINLYEECKGNMNRLFCSMLCSDPKLDSHRYKDILDEAIAAGELKATKAYQKWGKQVSKMKPPTSPLRRGKSNKESGADLYALISRRGSERKDRFDSMFSSLVSKYGGSSNAVSEPTEEEFEAVQKRLESRRPSKSSRRK from the exons ATGGCGAAGAGGAAGAAACCTAGGGTTTtcaaggaggaagaagaagaagaagtcctAGAAGATGGACAAGCTCACCAAGAAAATCTCAATCGGCCGTCAACTCACGACAAGAGCCTTTACGAG GTTCTTGGTGTGGAGAAGACAGCATCTCAGCAGGAGATAAAGAAAGCATACTATAAGTTGGCGTTGAGACTCCATCCTGATAAAAATCCTGGTGATGAG GAGGCTAAAGAGAAGTTTCAGCAGTTGCAAAAAGTGATATCAATTCTTGGGGATGAGGAGAAAAGAGCACTCTATGATCAGACTGGATGCGTTGATGATGCC GACCTTGCTGGGGAAGTTGTTCAGAATCTGCATGAGTTTTTCAGAACAATGTACAAAAAG GTCACTGAGGCAGATATTGAAGAGTTTGAAGCAAACTATAGGGGATCTGACTCAGAGAAGAAAGATTTAATTAATCTGTATGAGGAATGCAAGGGTAACATGAACAG ACTTTTCTGTTCAATGCTTTGTTCAGATCCTAAGCTTGATTCACACCGTTATAAGGACATTCTTGATGAGGCTATAGCTGCAG GAGAACTGAAAGCTACTAAAGCCTATCAGAAATGGGGGAAGCAAGTGTCTAAGATGAAACCACCTACCAGTCCTCTGAGGAGGGGGAA ATCAAATAAAGAGTCAGGGGCAGACTTATACGCCCTAATATCTCGTcgtggaagtgagagaaaagaCCGCTTTGATTCCATGTTCTCATCTCTGGTGTCTAAATATGGTGGGAGTAGTAATGCTGTTTCAGAACCCACCGAAGAAGAATTCGAGGCTGTGCAGAAAAGACTTGAAAGCCGAAGGCCCTCCAAGAGTTCAAGGCGGAAGTAA
- the LOC109004602 gene encoding zinc finger A20 and AN1 domain-containing stress-associated protein 8-like, whose translation MDSHDETGCQAPERPILCINNCGFFGRAATMNMCSKCYKDVFLKQEQANLAASSIGSIVNGSSSSNEKEPVIMDAVNVQSKPVERQIFSIEMSTDSSSSNSLQLPMKEGPSRCVTCRKRVGLTGFNCKCGNLFCAIHRYSDKHDCPFDYRSNARDAIAKANPVVKAEKLDKI comes from the coding sequence ATGGATTCTCATGATGAGACAGGATGCCAAGCTCCTGAACGCCCCATTCTTTGCATTAATAACTGTGGTTTCTTTGGAAGGGCTGCGACAATGAATATGTGTTCCAAATGCTACAAGGACGTGTTCCTGAAGCAGGAGCAAGCCAACCTTGCGGCATCATCAATAGGAAGCATAGTGAATGGCAGCTCTAGCAGTAATGAAAAGGAGCCTGTCATTATGGATGCGGTGAATGTACAATCTAAACCAGTGGAGAGACAGATCTTTTCAATAGAAATGTCGACTGATTCATCCTCAAGCAACTCCCTTCAGTTGCCTATGAAAGAGGGCCCAAGCAGATGTGTGACTTGTCGAAAGCGTGTTGGTTTAACCGGCTTTAATTGCAAGTGTGGAAACCTGTTTTGTGCAATTCATCGCTATTCTGATAAGCATGACTGTCCCTTTGATTATAGGTCAAATGCCCGGGATGCTATTGCAAAAGCCAACCCTGTTGTGAAGGCAGAAAAGCtcgataaaatttag